A portion of the Kineosporia corallincola genome contains these proteins:
- a CDS encoding response regulator: protein MTNQKTRVLLADDQALIRAGFRVLIDSASDLEVVGEAGTGRQAVEMVRATRADVVVMDIRMPDLDGLEATRLICADDDLAGVRVLVVTTFEIDEYVLAALRAGASGFVGKGVEADELLTAIRTVATGDALLSPRATRGLITEFLAQPSSVNPPTPEQFSALTEREREVATLVALGLSNDEIAERLFVSPLTAKTHVNRAMTKVGARDRAQLVVAAYQSGLVSPAPEARP from the coding sequence ATGACGAACCAGAAGACCCGTGTGCTGCTGGCCGACGACCAGGCCCTGATCCGGGCCGGGTTCCGGGTGCTGATCGACTCCGCCTCCGACCTGGAGGTGGTGGGTGAGGCCGGCACCGGTCGGCAGGCGGTCGAGATGGTGCGCGCCACCCGCGCCGACGTGGTCGTGATGGACATCCGGATGCCCGATCTCGACGGTCTCGAGGCGACCCGGCTGATCTGCGCCGACGACGACCTCGCCGGGGTCAGGGTGCTGGTGGTGACCACCTTCGAGATCGACGAGTACGTGCTGGCCGCGCTGCGGGCCGGGGCCAGCGGGTTCGTCGGCAAGGGTGTGGAGGCGGACGAGTTGCTCACCGCCATCCGCACCGTGGCCACCGGTGACGCGCTGCTGTCGCCCCGGGCCACGCGCGGCCTGATCACCGAGTTCCTGGCTCAGCCGAGCAGTGTGAACCCGCCCACGCCGGAACAGTTCTCGGCCCTGACCGAGCGTGAGCGCGAGGTGGCCACGCTGGTCGCGCTCGGGCTGTCGAACGACGAGATCGCCGAGCGGCTCTTCGTCAGCCCGCTCACCGCGAAGACCCACGTGAACCGGGCGATGACCAAGGTCGGTGCCCGGGACCGGGCGCAGCTGGTGGTGGCGGCCTACCAGAGCGGGCTGGTCAGCCCGGCTCCGGAGGCGCGGCCCTGA
- a CDS encoding ABC transporter substrate-binding protein, with the protein MRGVGASVAVGAIVALAACAPPSDDDSAVGEGGVSASSATSAEEFGGMDALIAAAKEEGELNVIALPDNWANYGEIKAAFTEKYGIKITTDQPDGASQDEINSVKTEKGRSTAPDVLDMGSAVTLANTDLYAAYKVATWDDIPDAQKESTGLWVNDYGGYMSIGYDSSKFNSVTALKDLLGSDFKNSVALNGDPTQAGAAFSGVVAASLGNGGSADDISKGVDFFKELKDSGNFVPVQSSPATIKSGETPVALDWDYNNAAAVSENKNWKTVVPEGAVVGSYYNQAINADAPHPAAARLWQEFLFSDEGQNLFLGGGARPVRMDAMTDAGTIDADLAAKLPEVPGEPVFLTTEQTEAATKYLTENWAKAIG; encoded by the coding sequence ATGCGCGGTGTGGGTGCGAGTGTGGCGGTGGGCGCGATCGTGGCCCTGGCTGCCTGTGCGCCGCCGAGTGACGACGACAGCGCGGTCGGCGAGGGTGGCGTCTCCGCCTCCTCCGCCACGTCGGCCGAGGAGTTCGGCGGCATGGACGCCCTGATCGCCGCGGCCAAGGAGGAGGGCGAGCTGAACGTCATCGCCCTGCCCGACAACTGGGCGAACTACGGCGAGATCAAGGCCGCCTTCACCGAGAAGTACGGCATCAAGATCACGACCGACCAGCCGGACGGCGCCAGCCAGGACGAGATCAACTCGGTGAAGACCGAGAAGGGCCGCAGCACCGCGCCCGACGTGCTCGACATGGGCTCGGCCGTCACCCTGGCCAACACCGACCTGTACGCCGCCTACAAGGTGGCCACCTGGGACGACATCCCGGACGCCCAGAAGGAGTCGACCGGCCTGTGGGTCAACGACTACGGCGGCTACATGTCGATCGGTTACGACTCCAGCAAGTTCAACTCGGTCACCGCGCTGAAAGACCTGCTGGGCTCGGACTTCAAGAACTCGGTGGCGCTGAACGGCGACCCGACGCAGGCCGGCGCCGCGTTCTCCGGCGTGGTCGCGGCCTCGCTGGGCAACGGTGGCTCCGCCGACGACATCAGCAAGGGCGTCGACTTCTTCAAGGAGCTGAAGGACTCCGGCAACTTCGTGCCGGTGCAGTCCTCCCCGGCCACCATCAAGAGCGGTGAGACCCCGGTCGCCCTCGACTGGGACTACAACAACGCCGCCGCGGTGAGCGAGAACAAGAACTGGAAGACCGTGGTGCCCGAGGGCGCCGTGGTCGGCAGCTACTACAACCAGGCCATCAACGCCGACGCCCCGCACCCGGCCGCCGCGCGGCTGTGGCAGGAGTTCCTGTTCTCCGACGAGGGGCAGAACCTGTTCCTCGGCGGTGGCGCCCGCCCGGTGCGCATGGACGCGATGACCGACGCCGGCACCATCGACGCGGACCTCGCCGCCAAGCTTCCCGAGGTGCCGGGCGAGCCGGTGTTCCTGACCACGGAGCAGACCGAGGCCGCCACGAAGTACCTCACCGAGAACTGGGCCAAGGCGATCGGCTGA
- a CDS encoding ABC transporter permease: protein MTSVPVTPEAGETAARSTRTGRRVPLSWLGVVPFLAYVGLFLILPTVLVVVQAFGTPEGQPTLANVKALGESYVLEAFWRSILLSLSTAAIGAVFGAVLAYLVVSGPADGIVRRTVTAAAGVLAQFGGVTLAFAFMVSVGNQGLITLMLQGTGLDVSGGWLYRLSGLIVVYLYFQIPLMVLVFLPALDGVKPQWREATESLGGGTWAYWRHVGVPLLTPPFLGAFLLLFANAFAAYATAAALIGQGGIIIPLQIRTAMTSETVLGQENVAKALALGMVVVVGVAMALYSWMQRRSARWLR, encoded by the coding sequence GTGACATCCGTTCCCGTCACACCTGAGGCGGGCGAAACCGCCGCCCGGTCCACCCGGACCGGGCGGCGGGTCCCGCTCAGCTGGCTCGGCGTGGTGCCCTTCCTGGCCTACGTCGGGCTCTTCCTGATCCTGCCCACCGTGCTCGTGGTGGTGCAGGCGTTCGGCACCCCCGAGGGGCAGCCCACCCTGGCCAACGTCAAGGCACTCGGCGAGAGCTACGTGCTGGAGGCGTTCTGGCGCAGCATCCTGCTCTCGCTCAGCACCGCCGCGATCGGCGCCGTGTTCGGCGCGGTCCTGGCGTACCTCGTGGTGAGCGGCCCGGCCGACGGCATCGTCCGCCGCACGGTCACCGCGGCCGCCGGTGTGCTGGCCCAGTTCGGCGGCGTCACCCTGGCTTTCGCGTTCATGGTGAGTGTGGGCAACCAGGGCCTGATCACCCTGATGCTCCAGGGCACCGGCCTGGACGTGAGCGGCGGCTGGCTGTACCGGCTGTCCGGCCTGATCGTGGTGTACCTGTACTTCCAGATCCCGCTGATGGTGCTGGTCTTCCTGCCCGCCCTGGACGGCGTCAAGCCGCAGTGGCGGGAGGCCACCGAGAGCCTCGGCGGTGGCACCTGGGCCTACTGGCGCCACGTCGGTGTGCCGCTGCTGACACCGCCCTTCCTCGGGGCGTTCCTGCTGCTGTTCGCCAACGCGTTCGCCGCCTACGCCACCGCCGCGGCCCTGATCGGCCAGGGCGGCATCATCATCCCGCTCCAGATCCGCACCGCCATGACCAGTGAGACCGTGCTCGGCCAGGAGAACGTGGCCAAGGCCCTGGCGCTGGGCATGGTGGTCGTGGTGGGCGTGGCGATGGCGCTCTACTCCTGGATGCAGCGGAGGTCCGCGCGATGGCTGCGGTGA
- a CDS encoding MMPL family transporter, giving the protein MSALARWCYQHRYVVFAFWAALLIALGVATAARGTSYSDEFSLPGTESSKALELLEQSSPDQAGDTAQLVIHAERGTITDSAVRQRVTPMLAEVAQLPHVASVTSPYDEAGATQVSQDGSIAFATVQFDDLAQNIAIEDVEKVVDTAQEADGSGVQIELGGQIITNATQEPPGGSEAIGVIAAAIILFIAFGSLFASLMPIMVALFGVGVGIMAIGQLSFAMSLSQIAPTLAALIGLGVGIDYALFIVTRYRNNLKSGIAPEESAIRALNTSGRAVLFAGGTVVIALLGLLVLNVSFLAGMGIGAAITVLATVAAAITLLPAALGVLGIRLLSRRERRRLLEEGPSTSHAQQGFWGRWANRIARRKALFGLVATALIVVLSLPTLSLRLGLSDSGNDPEASTTRQAYDLLAEGFGPGSNGPLLLVAELGSDSDAQALNTLAGTLQSTPGVAAVSAAPVQPGATLGIIQVIPTSSPQDEDTSELINRLRDDVIPPAENGTSMQVYVGGSTAIFDDFADVLTSKLPLFIGVIIGLGFLLLLVAFRSVVVPLTAALMNLIAAAASFGVIVAVFQWGWGSEAINAGSGGPVEAFLPVIMLAILFGLSMDYQVFLVSRMHEEWHHTRDNARAVTVGQAETGRVITAAALIMIFVFAAFILEGQRVIAEFGVGLAAAVAIDAFIIRTVLVPAVMHGLGNANWWLPGWLDRILPHLSVDPADEPLPAPAGDEPPAAELVSQR; this is encoded by the coding sequence ATGTCCGCACTAGCCCGATGGTGCTATCAGCACCGGTACGTCGTCTTCGCTTTCTGGGCGGCACTTCTCATTGCCCTAGGCGTCGCCACGGCGGCGCGCGGCACCTCGTACTCGGACGAGTTCAGTCTGCCCGGCACCGAATCGTCCAAGGCCCTGGAGCTTCTCGAGCAGAGCAGCCCGGACCAGGCCGGTGACACCGCCCAGCTGGTGATCCACGCGGAGCGTGGAACGATCACCGATTCCGCTGTCCGGCAACGGGTCACGCCGATGCTCGCCGAGGTGGCCCAGCTGCCGCACGTGGCGTCGGTGACCAGCCCCTACGACGAGGCCGGGGCCACGCAGGTGAGCCAGGACGGCTCGATCGCGTTCGCCACCGTGCAGTTCGACGACCTGGCCCAGAACATCGCGATCGAGGACGTCGAGAAGGTCGTCGACACCGCCCAGGAGGCGGACGGTTCCGGCGTGCAGATCGAGCTCGGTGGGCAGATCATCACCAACGCCACCCAGGAACCGCCGGGCGGCAGTGAGGCCATCGGTGTGATCGCCGCCGCGATCATCCTTTTCATCGCCTTCGGCTCGCTGTTCGCCAGCCTGATGCCGATCATGGTGGCGCTGTTCGGCGTGGGCGTGGGCATCATGGCCATCGGCCAGCTCTCGTTCGCGATGTCGCTGTCGCAGATCGCCCCCACGCTGGCCGCGCTGATCGGCCTCGGGGTCGGCATCGACTACGCGCTGTTCATCGTCACCCGTTACCGCAACAACCTGAAATCCGGTATCGCGCCGGAGGAATCGGCGATCCGGGCGCTCAACACCTCGGGCCGCGCGGTGCTCTTCGCCGGTGGCACGGTGGTGATCGCCCTGCTCGGTCTGCTGGTGCTGAACGTGAGCTTCCTGGCCGGCATGGGGATCGGTGCCGCCATCACGGTGCTGGCCACCGTGGCCGCCGCGATCACCCTGCTGCCGGCCGCGCTCGGGGTGCTCGGCATCCGCCTGCTCAGCCGTCGCGAGCGCCGCAGGCTGCTGGAGGAGGGCCCTTCCACCAGCCACGCCCAGCAGGGTTTCTGGGGCCGCTGGGCCAACCGGATCGCCCGTCGCAAGGCGCTTTTCGGTCTGGTCGCGACCGCCCTGATCGTGGTGCTGTCGCTGCCCACCCTGTCGCTGCGGCTGGGCCTGTCCGACTCCGGCAACGACCCGGAGGCCAGCACCACCCGGCAGGCCTACGACCTGCTGGCCGAGGGCTTCGGCCCGGGCTCGAACGGCCCGCTGCTGCTGGTGGCCGAGCTCGGCTCGGACTCCGACGCGCAGGCGCTGAACACCCTGGCCGGCACGCTCCAGAGCACCCCCGGCGTGGCCGCGGTGTCGGCCGCCCCGGTCCAGCCCGGTGCCACGCTCGGCATCATCCAGGTGATCCCGACCAGCTCGCCGCAGGACGAGGACACCAGCGAGCTGATCAACCGGCTGCGGGACGACGTGATCCCGCCGGCCGAGAACGGCACCTCGATGCAGGTCTACGTGGGTGGCTCCACCGCCATCTTCGACGACTTCGCCGACGTCCTCACCAGCAAGCTGCCGCTGTTCATCGGGGTGATCATCGGGCTCGGCTTCCTGCTGCTCCTGGTCGCCTTCCGCAGCGTGGTGGTGCCGCTGACGGCCGCGCTGATGAACCTGATCGCGGCCGCCGCCTCGTTCGGCGTGATCGTGGCGGTGTTCCAGTGGGGCTGGGGCTCGGAGGCGATCAACGCCGGGTCGGGCGGCCCGGTCGAGGCCTTCCTGCCGGTGATCATGCTGGCCATCCTGTTCGGTCTGTCGATGGACTACCAGGTGTTCCTGGTCAGCCGGATGCACGAGGAGTGGCACCACACCAGGGACAACGCCCGGGCGGTTACCGTGGGCCAGGCCGAGACCGGCCGGGTGATCACGGCGGCGGCGCTGATCATGATCTTCGTCTTCGCGGCCTTCATCCTGGAGGGCCAGCGGGTGATCGCGGAGTTCGGGGTCGGCCTGGCCGCGGCGGTGGCGATCGACGCCTTCATCATCCGCACGGTGCTGGTGCCGGCCGTGATGCACGGCCTCGGCAACGCCAACTGGTGGCTGCCGGGCTGGCTGGACCGGATCCTGCCGCACCTGTCGGTCGACCCGGCCGACGAGCCGCTGCCGGCGCCCGCGGGCGACGAGCCTCCGGCCGCCGAACTGGTGTCACAGCGATGA
- a CDS encoding lytic transglycosylase domain-containing protein, which translates to MSAFLLGVTVVFMMSGSTAAQPRTLADSTGPTPSTSTDADAYPTGSMSPWPFAGTPTASGTPVLPLPSGSSSPSSGAYGISGTNQLTSSGIPQRAYQAYQSAAGQLAGTDPTCRIHWSLIAGIGRVESNHGRYGGSTVSASGVVTPSILGVRLDGSTPGTARISDSDNGVYDGDTVTDRAVGPMQFLPGTWKAYGEGNPQNIDNAALAAGRYLCAGDADLSTRSGQERAVYRYNHSNSYVSLVLSLATAYATGQPQQVPAPDPEPNPSPTDTEPPGTAPGPPPALPDPPKAAPTSDPTKSSTPTKTSKPTKTSTPARTPTPTRPSKPTKSPSPAPTKTTSPTPTKSPTPTKSPAPTKSPTPTKSPTPTDDGTPTPTPTDSCPTVTPTPTATPTSTPKPTPTTTPTPTPTGTPCGAEETVTQAPTDGASPTGTPTATKDTP; encoded by the coding sequence GTGTCTGCCTTCCTGCTCGGCGTCACGGTCGTCTTCATGATGTCCGGGTCCACCGCGGCGCAGCCCAGAACTCTGGCCGACAGCACCGGGCCCACGCCGTCCACCAGCACCGATGCCGACGCGTACCCCACCGGCAGCATGTCGCCCTGGCCGTTCGCGGGCACCCCCACAGCGAGCGGCACACCGGTCCTGCCCCTGCCGAGCGGCTCGTCGAGCCCGTCGTCGGGGGCCTACGGCATCTCCGGCACCAACCAGCTCACCTCGTCGGGCATCCCGCAGCGCGCCTACCAGGCCTACCAGTCGGCGGCCGGGCAACTGGCCGGCACCGACCCGACATGCCGGATCCACTGGTCGCTGATCGCCGGGATCGGCCGGGTGGAGAGCAATCACGGCCGCTACGGCGGTTCCACCGTGTCGGCGAGCGGCGTGGTCACCCCGTCGATCCTCGGGGTGCGGCTGGACGGCTCCACTCCCGGCACCGCCCGGATCAGCGACTCCGACAACGGGGTGTACGACGGCGACACGGTCACCGACCGCGCCGTCGGCCCGATGCAGTTCCTGCCCGGCACCTGGAAGGCCTACGGCGAGGGCAACCCGCAGAACATCGACAACGCCGCCTTGGCCGCCGGCCGCTACCTCTGCGCCGGTGACGCCGACCTGAGCACGCGCTCCGGCCAGGAGCGGGCCGTCTACCGCTACAACCACAGCAACAGCTACGTGAGCCTGGTGCTGTCGCTCGCCACCGCCTACGCCACCGGTCAGCCACAGCAGGTGCCCGCTCCCGACCCGGAGCCCAACCCGTCGCCCACCGACACCGAGCCGCCCGGCACCGCCCCTGGCCCGCCGCCGGCGCTGCCCGACCCGCCGAAGGCCGCTCCGACGTCCGACCCGACGAAGTCGTCCACGCCGACCAAGACGTCGAAGCCCACCAAGACGTCCACACCGGCCAGGACGCCCACGCCGACCAGGCCCTCGAAGCCGACCAAGAGCCCCAGCCCCGCCCCGACCAAGACCACGAGCCCGACCCCGACGAAGAGCCCCACCCCGACGAAGAGCCCCGCCCCGACCAAGAGCCCGACGCCGACGAAGAGCCCGACACCCACGGACGACGGAACACCCACCCCGACGCCCACCGACTCCTGCCCCACCGTGACGCCCACACCCACGGCGACCCCGACCAGCACGCCCAAGCCCACCCCCACCACGACGCCCACCCCCACGCCCACCGGCACGCCGTGCGGGGCGGAGGAGACGGTGACGCAGGCGCCGACCGACGGTGCGAGCCCGACGGGCACCCCCACCGCGACGAAGGACACGCCCTAG
- a CDS encoding sensor histidine kinase, giving the protein MRMSERTRPKAVGHHQVNPWVADGLLALLLLGLATMICLKMADEVPVAGTPGFLLAQVGIFVVLMFRSHAPCTVLCLTTLGCAGLMWQLDGVGGPLIIAPAAAIVVVAARGDRRATILWWGVASGIIVVTESLVTSSVFQASQIGILVWLGFFAAAGEAVQSKKAYVAAIEERAHRAEHTREEEARRRVAEERLRIAQELHDVVAHHIAVIHVQAQVAEHLVTEKPAEAVEALKHVRRSSRTVLDELTGLLNVLRQPGDTKTPIEPAAGVDDLPELIHSFESSGLRVSWTIRGERRPLPPAVGLVAYRLVQEGLTNAHKHGSGSATLDVRFVAEAVRIDIGNANGVVATAGSAPDDEESLLGGYGLIGMRERALAVGGSLRAGPEADGTWRVRATLPARAEPVPAPEPEVEPDDEPEKVSGATVAALACAVDLKGLPARLAGAAEAHKPQPNRGIARESV; this is encoded by the coding sequence ATGCGGATGTCCGAACGGACCCGGCCGAAGGCCGTCGGTCACCACCAGGTGAATCCCTGGGTGGCCGACGGCCTTCTGGCCCTGCTGCTCCTCGGCCTGGCCACGATGATCTGCCTGAAGATGGCCGACGAGGTGCCGGTCGCCGGCACCCCCGGCTTCCTGCTGGCGCAGGTGGGGATCTTCGTCGTCCTGATGTTCCGGTCGCACGCACCCTGCACCGTGCTCTGCCTGACCACCCTGGGCTGTGCCGGGCTGATGTGGCAGCTGGACGGCGTGGGCGGGCCGCTGATCATCGCCCCGGCGGCGGCGATCGTGGTGGTCGCCGCCCGGGGCGACCGGCGGGCCACGATCCTCTGGTGGGGTGTGGCCAGCGGGATCATCGTCGTCACCGAGTCACTGGTCACCAGCAGTGTTTTCCAGGCCAGTCAGATCGGGATCCTGGTCTGGCTCGGCTTCTTCGCGGCCGCCGGTGAGGCGGTGCAGAGCAAGAAGGCTTATGTGGCGGCGATCGAGGAGCGGGCCCACCGGGCCGAGCACACCCGTGAGGAGGAGGCACGCCGCCGGGTGGCCGAGGAGCGCCTGCGGATCGCCCAGGAGCTGCACGACGTGGTGGCCCACCACATCGCCGTCATCCACGTGCAGGCCCAGGTGGCCGAGCACCTGGTCACCGAGAAACCGGCCGAGGCGGTCGAGGCGCTGAAGCACGTGCGGCGCTCCAGCCGCACCGTGCTGGACGAGCTGACCGGCCTGCTCAATGTGCTGCGTCAGCCGGGCGACACGAAGACCCCGATCGAGCCGGCTGCCGGCGTGGACGACCTGCCCGAGCTGATCCACTCGTTCGAGTCGTCCGGGCTGCGGGTGAGCTGGACCATCCGGGGCGAGCGCCGGCCGCTGCCCCCGGCCGTCGGGCTGGTCGCCTACCGGCTGGTGCAGGAGGGCCTGACCAACGCGCACAAGCACGGCTCCGGCTCGGCCACCCTCGACGTCCGGTTCGTCGCCGAGGCGGTGCGGATCGACATCGGCAACGCCAACGGGGTGGTCGCCACGGCCGGTTCCGCACCGGACGACGAGGAATCCCTGCTGGGTGGCTACGGGCTGATCGGCATGCGGGAGCGGGCCCTGGCGGTGGGCGGCAGCCTGCGCGCGGGCCCGGAGGCCGACGGCACCTGGCGGGTGCGGGCCACACTGCCCGCCCGCGCCGAGCCGGTTCCCGCACCGGAGCCCGAGGTCGAGCCGGACGACGAGCCGGAGAAGGTCTCCGGTGCCACCGTGGCGGCCCTGGCCTGCGCCGTCGATCTGAAAGGGCTGCCCGCCCGTCTGGCCGGTGCCGCCGAGGCGCACAAACCGCAACCGAACCGGGGTATCGCCCGGGAAAGCGTGTGA
- a CDS encoding TDT family transporter: MTVIDAEPVVTPVPVRPRAVPPGLVASVAPNWFAAVMGTGIVATAATALPFGLPGSAGVHDFAVAAWLLATALLVVVGGATAAQWIRLRPLARSHHQHPVMVHFYGAPPMAVLTVGAGTLLVGDGLIGRTAAVAIAWTLWGTGTAMGLVSAFAVPYRHFTGGLGEAARQPDAAFGGWLMPLVAPMVSATTGAALLPHTPAGQPRLTLLLALYGMFGISLVSSLVLITQLWTRLAQHGLPPARLVPTLWIALGPLGQSVTAANAIGRQATTVEGPYGAALRAFGLVYGLPVLGFALLWGALALALTVHTARSATGLPFAPTWWAFTFPVGTCATGAAGLCAVTGADALGWLAVALYTGLLTGWLVAATGTLNAWRTARRPAPAAWSYTI; this comes from the coding sequence GTGACCGTGATCGATGCCGAACCTGTCGTAACCCCCGTTCCCGTGCGTCCCCGGGCCGTCCCGCCCGGCCTCGTCGCCTCGGTGGCGCCCAACTGGTTCGCCGCCGTGATGGGCACCGGCATCGTCGCCACGGCCGCCACCGCCCTGCCGTTCGGGCTGCCCGGCAGCGCGGGTGTGCACGACTTCGCCGTCGCGGCCTGGCTGCTGGCCACCGCGCTCCTGGTGGTCGTCGGCGGCGCCACCGCGGCCCAGTGGATCCGGCTGCGCCCCCTGGCCCGGTCGCACCACCAGCACCCGGTCATGGTGCACTTCTACGGTGCCCCGCCGATGGCCGTGCTCACCGTCGGTGCCGGCACGCTGCTGGTCGGCGACGGCCTGATCGGCCGCACCGCCGCCGTGGCGATCGCCTGGACACTCTGGGGAACCGGCACCGCGATGGGCCTGGTCAGCGCGTTCGCCGTCCCCTATCGGCACTTCACCGGCGGCCTCGGCGAGGCCGCGCGGCAGCCGGACGCGGCGTTCGGCGGCTGGCTGATGCCGCTGGTCGCGCCGATGGTCTCCGCGACCACCGGCGCGGCCCTGCTCCCGCACACCCCGGCCGGCCAGCCCCGGCTCACCCTGCTGCTGGCGCTGTACGGCATGTTCGGCATCAGCCTGGTCAGCTCGCTGGTGCTGATCACCCAGCTGTGGACCCGCCTGGCGCAGCACGGCCTGCCCCCGGCCCGGCTGGTGCCGACCCTGTGGATCGCTCTGGGCCCGCTCGGCCAGTCGGTCACCGCGGCGAACGCGATCGGCCGGCAGGCCACGACCGTCGAAGGGCCGTACGGCGCCGCCCTGCGCGCGTTCGGTCTCGTCTACGGCCTGCCCGTGCTGGGTTTCGCCCTGCTGTGGGGCGCGCTCGCGCTGGCCCTGACCGTGCACACCGCCCGCTCGGCCACCGGCCTGCCGTTCGCCCCGACCTGGTGGGCCTTCACCTTTCCGGTGGGCACCTGCGCCACCGGCGCGGCCGGCCTGTGCGCGGTCACCGGTGCGGACGCCCTGGGCTGGCTGGCGGTGGCGCTCTACACCGGGCTGCTCACCGGCTGGCTGGTCGCCGCCACCGGCACCCTGAACGCGTGGCGCACCGCCCGCCGTCCCGCCCCGGCAGCCTGGAGCTACACGATCTGA
- a CDS encoding DUF427 domain-containing protein, with protein sequence MRAIWNGTVIAESDDIVEVEGNAYFPASSLRQDLIGASDTHTVCPWKGTASYYSVTVDGTENTDAVWYYPEPKQAAAQIKDRVAFWKGVTVTP encoded by the coding sequence ATGCGCGCCATCTGGAACGGCACCGTGATCGCGGAGTCCGACGACATCGTCGAGGTCGAGGGCAACGCCTACTTCCCGGCCTCGTCACTGCGCCAGGACCTGATCGGCGCCAGCGACACGCACACCGTCTGCCCGTGGAAGGGCACCGCGTCGTACTACTCGGTCACGGTCGACGGCACCGAGAACACCGACGCCGTCTGGTATTACCCCGAGCCGAAGCAGGCCGCGGCGCAGATCAAAGACCGCGTGGCGTTCTGGAAGGGTGTCACCGTCACCCCGTGA
- a CDS encoding MFS transporter encodes MGDDARLRLSSAPGRWVLTAAVLGSAVVSLDATVVNVALPTIGRDLDAGVSGLQWTVNGYALTLAALILLGGSLGDRFGRRRVFVLGVTWFGVASLLCGLAPNLETLVLARALQGVGGALLTPGSLAMISASFHPDDRSRAIGAWSGLGGVASAAGPLLGGALLEQSWRWAFLINLPLTVFVVLLALRHVPESLDVTAPRQLDLTGALTGAVGLGGVTYALIAAAGDPGPEVAVAAIVGVLGLLLFVVTERRSDHPLVPLDLFASARFTATNLVTLALYAAISGVFFLLAIVLQVVMGLSPLAAGAATLPLTVLMLTFSARAGALAARIGPRRPMTLGPLTMAAGLLLMLRINSAAGYFTHVLPAVLVFGLGLTLTVAPLTATVLAAADDRHAGVASGVNNAVARTAGLLSVAVLPLVMGLSGDDFSDPQALAGGFRAAMLCCAGLVTLSALIAWRGIRDDAPAAPPAGYHCPVSQPPAAGAENPSPAGS; translated from the coding sequence ATGGGGGACGACGCACGGCTCCGGCTCTCCTCGGCCCCCGGCCGATGGGTCCTGACCGCCGCCGTCCTGGGAAGTGCTGTGGTGAGCCTCGACGCCACGGTGGTCAACGTGGCGCTGCCCACGATCGGCCGCGACCTGGACGCCGGGGTGTCCGGCCTCCAGTGGACGGTGAACGGCTACGCGCTGACCCTGGCCGCGCTGATCCTGCTCGGCGGATCACTCGGCGACCGGTTCGGCCGGCGGCGGGTCTTCGTGCTCGGGGTGACCTGGTTCGGGGTCGCCTCGCTGCTGTGCGGTCTGGCCCCGAACCTCGAGACCCTGGTGCTGGCCCGGGCACTCCAGGGGGTCGGCGGGGCCCTGCTGACACCGGGCAGCCTGGCGATGATCTCGGCGTCGTTCCACCCGGACGACCGCTCCCGGGCGATCGGCGCCTGGTCCGGCCTGGGCGGCGTGGCGTCCGCCGCCGGGCCACTGCTGGGTGGGGCCCTGCTCGAGCAGTCCTGGCGCTGGGCGTTCCTGATCAACCTGCCACTCACGGTTTTCGTGGTTCTGCTGGCCCTGCGTCACGTGCCGGAATCGCTCGACGTGACGGCCCCCCGGCAGCTCGACCTGACCGGCGCCCTCACCGGTGCCGTCGGTCTGGGCGGGGTGACCTACGCGCTGATCGCGGCGGCGGGCGATCCGGGGCCGGAGGTCGCGGTGGCGGCGATCGTCGGCGTCCTCGGGTTGCTGCTCTTCGTCGTGACCGAGCGCCGCAGCGACCACCCGCTGGTGCCGCTCGACCTCTTCGCCTCGGCCCGGTTCACCGCCACGAACCTGGTCACGCTGGCGCTCTACGCCGCGATCTCCGGGGTGTTCTTCCTGCTCGCGATCGTGCTCCAGGTGGTGATGGGACTGAGCCCGCTGGCGGCCGGCGCCGCCACCCTGCCGCTGACCGTGCTGATGCTCACGTTCTCGGCGCGCGCCGGAGCCCTGGCCGCCCGGATCGGGCCCCGGCGGCCGATGACGCTGGGGCCGCTGACGATGGCCGCCGGGCTCCTGCTGATGCTCCGGATCAATTCCGCGGCAGGCTATTTCACCCACGTACTGCCAGCCGTGCTGGTGTTCGGCCTGGGGCTGACCCTGACCGTGGCCCCGCTCACCGCCACCGTGCTGGCCGCGGCCGACGACCGGCACGCCGGGGTGGCCTCGGGTGTGAACAACGCCGTCGCCCGCACCGCCGGCCTGCTCTCGGTGGCCGTGCTACCGCTCGTGATGGGCCTGTCCGGTGACGATTTCAGCGATCCGCAGGCCCTGGCCGGCGGCTTCCGCGCGGCGATGCTGTGCTGCGCCGGGCTGGTCACGCTGAGCGCCCTGATCGCCTGGCGCGGCATCCGGGACGACGCCCCGGCGGCACCGCCCGCGGGCTACCACTGCCCGGTCAGCCAGCCACCCGCGGCCGGAGCGGAGAACCCGTCCCCGGCCGGGTCCTGA